The Myroides phaeus DNA segment TATGCTAATTGGCGACTGGGATAGACACGGAGATCAGTGGAGATGGTCTGAGTTTAAAGAAGAAGGTAAGGTAATTTATAAACCTGTACCTCGAGATAGAGATCAAGCTTTTGCTAAGATAGATGGTGCTTTGTTATCATTGATAAAAAAGCTTCCTCCCTTGAGACATATGCAAAGTTATAAAGAAGATTTTGCTAATCCTCGTTGGTTGAATAAGACGGCTTTTCCTTTGGATCAGTATTTATTAAAATCAACTTCTGAAGAAGATTGGATTACAGAGGCAAAAGATATTGTGACAACACTAAGTGATGAAGTCATCGAAGAGGTATTTGCTAAATTGCCTAAAGAAGTACAAGACAAAGAGATAGACGAAATTAAAAGAATATTGAAGGTTAGAAAGAGTAATATTGTTGCCTATTTGCCAAAGTACTATGCTAAATTGAGAGAGTATGTTATTGTGGCAGGTACGGATAAAAAAGACTTTTTCGACATAGAGCGCTTGTCAAATGGCGATGTAAAACTGACACAATATCGCGATAAGAAATCAGGAAAAGAACTTGAATTTGAAAAAGTATATTCGGCAAAGCAAACTAAAGAGATTTGGATTTACGGCTTAAATGATGAAGATGAATATGTAGTGAGAGGAGAGGGAAAAGCAAAGATAAAATTGCGTTTAATAGGAGGTAAGAATCAAGATACATACGCGATTGAAAACCCACGTAAAACAATTGTTTATGATTATGCAGATAAGAAAAATGAAATAGTTGAAAAGAATGGTGTTGTTCGAAAATACAGTACGAATAAATATGATTTGAATAATTTCAACTATGAAAAAGTTCCTGTAAACATCAATATGTTATTGCCAAATATTGGTTTTAATCCTGAAGATGGTATTAAGTTAGGTTTTATGTATAGTTCAACTCGTATGAAGTTTTTACAAGACCCATTTACCAGTAAACACGAATTAAAAGGTTTCTATTCGTTTAACACGAAAGGCTTAGAAGCTGAATATAAAGGGTATTTTCCGAATGCTACAAATAATTGTATGTTTACTTTAGGAGCAAGAGCTACGAGTCCAAATTTTGCCAAAAACTACTATGGTATTGGAAACGAAACATATTATTTTGACAAAGAAAAAGGAGATGATTACAAACGTGTGCGTGTTGAAAGTTATTCAATAGCTCCTGGATACCGTTATGAGGGAAAACAAGGAGGCGCTTTTGAAGTAAATCTTGGATACGACGCATTAAAAGTACAAAACAAGTCTAATCGATTCATTACGAGTTCACCAGAAGTTGTCAATCAGAAAGTTTTTGATTTTCAACAATATGGTTCGTTTAATGTGGAGTATAATTATGAACAGTATAACTATCCTGCTAATCCAACAGTTGGATTTGGTTTCAATTCGAAAGCGGGATGGCGTATGAATTTAGAAGATACTAAACAGAACTTCGCTTACTTAGATATGCGAATGAACTTTATTCATTTTATAGACAGAGGAGAGCGTTTTGTATTTGCTACAAATTTCAATTATCAAACAAGGTTTAATGACAATTACGATTTTTATCACGCAGCAACAGTTGGTGGTAACGCAAATTTAAGAGGATTTAGACCAGAGCGATTTACAGGAAAGACATCATTTGTACAAACAACAGATATTCGTTTTAATGCAGGTCAGTTTACCGCAGGATTTATACCAATGAGTTATGGTTTCTATGCTGGTTTTGATTATGGAAGGGTATGGACTCCATTAGAAAGTTCAAATAAATGGCACAACGCTTATGGAGCAGGTTTTTGGATAAATGCCATAGAACAAGCAACCCTACACTGCTCTTATTTCAACAGTGTAGATGGAGGTCGCTTTGTGTTTGGATTAGGGTTTGGGTTTTAAAGCACCCAAATCCACTTTATAGATTTTACCACCTGTTTGCTTTTTAACTTCATCAGCAATGTAAACAGTATTGTTTCCATCGAAAGAAACAGATTCTTTTTGAGAAACGTGGTTTAATTTGTGTTCAGATATTTTACCATCTAAGATTGCGTTAGGATTGAATCCGTCAATAATCCACAATTTAGAATGTGATAATAAAACAAAAGTCTTTTGGTCGGGACTAATAGCAGCCCCTGTAATAGCACAGTGTTTATAAACATTACACCCTTTGAATGTTTGTACCAATTGAGCTTTGTGATGTCCTGCTACATTGGGAATTTTATAAACATTTGATCTACCGTCAAAGCCTTTACTTCTGTTTTTTGTAAAGATGTAAAAATTGTCATTATATAAAAAGAATGCCTCCGCATCATAAATCAACTCTGTGTCTTTGGGAGGAAATTGTTTTTGCTCAGGATATTCAAAAGAGATAATAGCAGAAGCATCAACTTCTTCTTTATCTAAGTTATTTTTGTCTACTTTAATAATTTTCAGGTCTTTTCTCGTGTTTTTGTTATTTCCAAAATCACCGATATACAAGTTTCCTTCAGAATCACTTGTAAGTTCTTCCCAATCTTTATTTTTTTGGTTTTTAACTTTAACGGTATGCACTATACTTCCAGTTGCATCTATTTGGTAAAGTTCATTGCTATTTCCACTGTCCTGAACGGTCCAAAATGTTTTAGAAGTTGCGTCGTAATGCAAACCAGAAACCTCTTGTAGATGATTAGGCAGTGTAATAAAATCTTCTGTAATTTCTTTTTTTTGACCACAACTAATCAATGTAAAAAAAGATAGTGTTGCGATGGATAAGAATGTTTTCATTGCGCGAATTTTTAGAAAGTATAAAGTTAGTAAAAGTGTTAATAAAAACGGGGCATTTGGCAGTTTAATCTTAGTGGTTAAAATACTTGGTCTGTAAAGGATGAAAAGTGTTGATAACTTTAGGTATAACGAAAAAAATGATTAAAAATTCAAACTTTAAAGTATATTTGCAAAATATAGGCTTATATTGTTGTAAACAGAAGATAATAAAAGTCTTAGAATCTTGATTATATGATTATTGAAAGTTGTTTCAATACTTCTAATGGGCGTATAATCTAATTAAAACTTTGATATAACGAAGATGAAGAACATTAGAAACTTTTGTATTATTGCTCACATTGACCACGGAAAGAGTACGTTAGCAGACCGTTTATTGGATGCTACACAAACGGTAACTGCACGTGAGCAACAAAATCAGCTTTTAGATAGTATGGATTTGGAACGCGAAAGAGGGATTACAATTAAATCTCATGCGATTCAAATGGAGTATGAATATGAAGGCGAGAAATATATTTTAAACTTAATTGATACTCCAGGGCACGTAGACTTTTCTTATGAAGTTTCTAGGTCTATTGCTGCGTGTGAAGGGGCTTTGTTGATTGTAGATGCAGCACAAAGTATCCAAGCACAAACTATCTCTAACTTGTATTTAGCGTTAGAGAATGATTTGACTATTATTCCTGTATTAAATAAAGTTGACTTACCAAGTGCTAACCCAGAAGAGGTGAGTGATGATATCGTTGACTTATTAGGATGTGATTATGAAGAAATTATTCCTGCATCTGGTAAAACAGGTTTAGGAGTAGAAGATATTTTAAAGGCAATTATCGAGAGAGTTCCTGCTCCAAAAGGTAATCCTGAAGAGCCATTACAAGCATTAGTTTTTGACTCTGTTTATAACCCATTCCGCGGTATTGAAGTTATCTTCCGTGTTGTTAATGGTACTATTAAGAAAGGTCAGAAGATTAAATTTATGGCTACAGGGAAAGAGTATTTTGCAGATGAGATTGGTACACTTAAATTAAACCAAGTTCCTAAACAAGAAATTAAAACAGGTGACGTAGGTTACTTAATTTCTGGTATTAAGGAAGCTAAGGAAGTTAAAGTAGGGGATACGTTAACAGATGCAAAAGAACCAACTCAAAATATGATTGAAGGGTTTGAGAACGTTAAGCCAATGGTATTCGCTGGTATTTATCCAGTAGATACAGAGGACTATGAAGAATTGCGTAACTCAATGGAGAAATTGCAATTGAATGATGCTTCTTTAGTATTTGCTGCTGAGAGTTCTGCTGCTTTAGGGTTTGGTTTCCGTTGTGGATTCTTAGGAATGTTACATATGGAGATTATTCAGGAGCGTTTAGAGCGTGAGTTTAATATGACTGTTATTACTACTGTACCTAACGTTTCTTACTTAGCTTATACTAAGAAAGAACCAGATACACCAATTGTAGTAAATAACCCATCTGATTTACCAGAACCTTCTAAATTAGAAAGAGTAGAAGAGCCATATATTAAAGCGACAATTATTACTAAAGCTGACTTCGTTGGTCAAGTAATGAGTTTGTGTATTGACAAACGTGGTATTATTACAAACCAAACTTATTTAACGGAAGACCGTGTAGAGTTGACGTTTGATATGCCATTAGCAGAGATTGTATTTGACTTCTATGATAGATTAAAAACAGTTTCTAAAGGATATGCTTCATTTGACTATTCTCCTATTGGAATGCGTACGTCTAACTTAGTGAAAGTTGACGTTATGTTGAACGCAAACGTAGTAGATGCTTTATCTGCTTTAATGCACGCAGATAATGCGTACTACATTGGTAAGAAGATGTGTGAGAAGTTAAAAGAACTTATCCCACGTCAACAGTTTGATATTCCTATTCAAGCGGCTATTGGAGTGAAAGTAATTGCTCGTGAAACAGTAAAAGCACTTCGTAAAGACGTAACAGCTAAATGTTATGGAGGGGATATTTCACGTAAACGTAAATTACTTGAAAAACAAAAGGCAGGTAAGAAACGTATGCGTCAAGTAGGTAACGTTGAGATTCCACAAGAAGCTTTTATGGCTGTATTAAAATTGAATGACTAACAATTAGTTATATAAATAATGAAAAAAAACTATCAGTAAAACGATAGTTTTTTTTTGCTCAAAAATCACTTAAATACAAATTAACTGATGAAAAAAGTATTAATTGTCTTGGGGTTGCTAATACTAATCGGCTGTAAAGAAACTGCAGAAACAGAGTCTGAGGGTACACAAGAACTTACAGAAGAAAATAGTGTTGAACAAGAAGAAATAAAAGATGTTCACCGATTTACAGATGCTTATGGTAAAGAGGTAAAGGAGGTAATGACACTTTTATTACCCGCATATTATGATGATGATTCGACAGATACTTACTCTGCGATTAACGAAAATTGGTTGGAGTTTAGAAAGGTTGATAAAACACATTTTATTGTGAAACAAGCGGATTATAATTTGACAGATCCGATTTTGAATGAATGTACTGAAGTAAATCAAATTGGGGTATTCTCTCCTGAGGAAGAAGAGCCACTTTTTTTCTGTGCCCCTAATAAGTTACTTACTAAGGGAGATATTGTCTCTTTGCCTATTAAAAAGAAGCCATTATGGCCAGGTGAAGTATATGAATACAAGTATAAAGGACATACATATGCTTTAGAAGCGGAAGGTACAGTAAAAAACACCTATATGTACACGGATGATACAGATCCAAAAGGGAAGGAATTTAGAGAGATTGAGGATTATAAATTGTATATCAGTGTAGATGGGGCACAACAACAGATGGTTTTAAATATCCCTATTTTCAGTGATACTTTTGTCGAATTGCTTTTTGTTGGAGATTTAGATGGAGATGGTAAGCTTGATTTTGTATTTGATACATCAGCAGATTATGAACAAAAAGAAATACAAGTATATTTATCTAAAGAAGCAAAACACTATTTATATCTTGCAGGAAGTGGAGGATATGACTTTAGTTGTTAAATAAAAAAAGGTCTCAATTGAGACCTTTTTCATTAGTAATTATTCTTGTATTGCTCTATGTTAGCAAGTAAAGTTTGTTTATCCATATATCCGGATTGGCGCCATAATAACTTACCTTTTCTAAACAACATCAAAGTAGGTACACCTCTCATTTGATACTGTGTACTATATTGTGTTGTTAATGCTTGGTTTTTATCAACGTCAATCTTAATGATTGTAATATTGTCTTGTAGTGTTTGTTTTACTTCTTCCAAGACAGGTGCAAGCATCTGACAAGGACCACACCAAGTGGCAAAGAAGTCCACTAAGACTAACTGATCACTATTGATTAGTTCTTCAAATTTATTCATTTCTGTATTATTTTCCTGTTGTTGGACAAGTAGCAGTACAAGTGCTTTCTTTTAAAGCAATACCTGTATTTTTAATTGCTCCGAAACCTCCGATTACATCAATCATATTGTGGAATCCTCTTGCTTTCAAGATAGATGAAGCAATAAGTGATCTATATCCTCCAGCACAGTGGATAAAGAAAGTTTCATCTGTTGGGAATTCAGCTAAATGATCGTTTAAGTAATCTAATGGTGTGTGGTTAACATTCTTATAGTCGATATGAGCAGAATTATATTCTCCTACTTTACGAACGTCAAAGATGTTGATATCTTCATTTTTAACTTTATTAGCTAACTCATCAGCAGTAACTTGTTGAACAGTGTCATATTCCATTCCTTCGTTCTTCCAGTTTGCAAAACCACCTTCTAAGTAACCTAATGTATTGTCATAACCAACACGAGAAAGTCTAATAATAGCCTCTTCTTCTCTTCCTTCTGGACAAACGATTAAGATAGGTTGTTTAATATCTGTAATTAAAGCACCAACCCAAGGAGCAAACTGCCCATCTAATCCAATAAAGATAGATCCAGGAATATGTCCCGCTGCAAACTCTGCACCAGGTCTAACATCTAAAATTAATGCTCCAGAATCATCAGCTAAAGCTTGGAAATCTTTAGGTGATAATTTTTTATTATTAGTGATAATCGTTTCAACGTTCTCGTATCCTTCTTTGTTCAACTTCACATTTAAAGGGAAGTAAGCAGGAGGAGGTAAAAGACCATCAGTAACTTCTTTTACGAATTCAGCTTCTGTCATATCCGCACGTAACGCATAGTTTGTTTGCTTTTGTTCACCAAGAGTACCTACAGTTTCTTTACTTAAGTTTTTACCACAAGCAGAACCAGCTCCGTGTGCAGGGTAAACAATTACGTCATCTGCTAACGGCATAATTTTCGTACGTAAGCTATTGTATAAAGTAGCTGCTAATTGCTCTTGTGTTAAATTAGCTGCTTTTTGTGCTAAATCAGGACGACCTACATCTCCTAAGAAAAGGGTATCTCCACTAAAAATAGCGTGGTCTTTACCATTTTCATCTTTTAATAAGTAAGTTGTACTCTCCATAGTATGACCAGGAGTATGTAAAGTTGTAATAGTAACTTTTCCAAGTTGAAAAACTTCTCCATCTTTAGCAATGTGTGCTTTAAATGAAGGGTTAGCATTTGGTCCATAAACGATTGGAGCGCCAGTTTTTTCAGCTAAAGTAACGTGTCCACTTACGAAGTCAGCGTGAAAGTGAGTTTCAAAAATATACTTGATCGTAGCATTATCTTTTGTTGCTTTGTCCAAATAAGGTTGAACTTCTCTCAGAGGGTCAATAATTGCCACTTCTCCTTCGCTTTCAATGTAGTATGCTCCTTGAGCAAGACAGCCGGTATAAATTTGTTCTATTTTCATATCGTAGTGTATTTCTGTTGTTATTATAAAGTAAAATTAGGAAGATGTTTTGAATTGTACAGTAACAAGAGTTACAAACTAAAGAAACACTTCTTTTATTAAAATATAGATGGCCATAATTAAAACAAAATAACCAAAGCCTTTTTTTAAGTTGTTATCTGGGACAAATTTAGTTAAGTATATCCCTATAAATATTCCGATGATTGAAATTGCACTAAAAGTTAGTAATAATGCCCAATCCATCGTTGTGTGTCCTATATCTCCTAAGAAACCGATTAGCGATTGTATAGCAACGATACATAGTGATGTACCTACTGCTTTTCGCATTGGTAAGTTTGAGAATAATACCAAAGCTGGAATAATAAGGAAACCACCTCCTGCACCAACTGTACCGGCTAATAATCCAATTAATAATCCTTGTATTACCAGTCCTCCTAAGTTAGGATTGCTTTCTTCAATTATTTGATCTTTGCGAGGTCGAATCATCTTGATCGCCGATGTAAGCATTACAATTGCAAACAGCACCATAAGTGCAATGTTTTTATCTAATTGTAAACTTCCAATAGAAATAATATCAGGAACTAAGGGGAGTAAAAATGCTCTTGTAATATAAACTGATATTAAAGAAGGAATACCGAATAAGACAACAGCTTTTGTGTCAACTTTTTTATCAATTAGGTTTTTGAAACCACCTACTAATGAGGTTGAACCTACAATAAATAGGGAATAAGCAGTTGCAACAAATGGTTCTATCTTCATTATATAAACTAAAATAGGAACAGTAAGTATTGATCCTCCACTTCCTATAAGTCCTAATGAAATACCAATTAGTAAGGCTAAAGAATAACCTATTAACGATGTGTAATCCATAGTGTTTTACTGAGATTTAAGTAACTCAATATATTTTCGATTGAGTTGTATAATTCCTTTATTCTCAAGAGTTTTTAAGATACGAGAAATAACTACTCTCGATGTGTTAAGCTCTTCAGCCAACTCTTGATGTGTGTTGTTTATAAATCTACTATTGTAAACCTTAGCTTTATCTTGAAGTAATTTGCACAAGCGTTCTTCCATATTCATAAACGCTAAACTATCTACTGCAGAAAGTAATTCATTCATTCTGTTGTTATAGCTATTAAGTACGAAGTTTCTCCAACTTTTGTATTTCACTAACCATTCGTCCATTTTTCCAACAGGAACTAATATAACACTACCATCGCGTTCTGCAATAGAACGCACTTGACTTTTCGTTTCACCCAAACAACAAGTTAATGTCATTGCACAGGTGTCTCCTTGCTCAATGTAGTATAAGACAATCTCTCCCTCTTTTTGATCTTCTCTAATTATCTTGATAGCACCTGCTAATAGAAGAGGTATTTTTTTTATGTACTCTCCAATTTCCATCAGTCTTTCACCTTCTTTAAAATCTTTGATAGTTGAAACTTTGATAATTTCTTCTAACAATTCTTCTTCAAAGATGTAGCGGTATTTCGTTTTGATAATATGTTCCATAAAGATTGAATAAGATGGTTTTGGGTTTTAAAATTACTTTATTTAAAGCAACTTATCAATTTTATTGCAATCTTAAAAGAGACAATATAAAATATTAGTCGTTGTAATTTTTTATTAATGAATGAAATAGAATAAAAAAAGCTAAAGAATATTGTTGTGTAATTAGACTATATCGACAGTGTTCTGGTACTTTTAACCAAAGAAATGCTTGTTTTCAAGAAGGAAGTACCAGAAATATGTCTATAAATTGTCACTTACTGCAAGTGAATATTTATGTAATGTTTTGTGTATGCAGTATTTCAAAAGCTAAGTATTGTTGATTAATGAGGTAAGTATTTTCTCACTAATCCATAAACCCAAGTACCAAGAAGTGCACCAACAATAGCGAAGATAATTGAGTAGAATCCTGCACCAAAGTTAGCAAACATAGGTCCTGGACAAGCTCCTCCAAGTGCCCATCCTAATCCAAAGATTATTCCACCAAATAAGTACCTTGGAATACTCATATCTTTTGGAGTAAATATGATTGGGTTACCAGAGAAGTCTTTAATGTTTTTCTTTTTGATAATTTGTGTTGCTATAACTGCTATAGTTAATGCTGTTCCCATAATACCATACATATGGAAACTGTCAAATTGGAACATCTCATAAATTCTAAACCAAGAAGCGGCTCCTGATTTAAACATTCCAATTCCGAATATCATTCCTACGAATAAATAAGCTAATTTTTTCATTTCGAATATAATTTAAAAGATGAATGGAAATAATAAATGAACCATAATAAGACCTCCAATGAAGAAACCAATTACAGCAATTAATGAAGGTAATTGTAGATTACTCAATCCACTAATAGCGTGTCCTGATGTACAACCACCAGCATAACGAGAACCAAAACCTACAAAGAAACCAGCTAAGATTAAAATTCCAATATTCTTTAAAGAAGAGAAAGTTTCGTTGCTGTAAAGTTCTGTTGGTACATAAGCTTTACCAGCACTCTCAATTCCTAATTCGTTTAATTTTTGAATGGTGTTTTCTCCTAAAGGAATAGCAGCTGCGTCAACACTTAAAAAGTGATATGCAATAAAACCTCCTGCAATTGTACCTACTAAGAAAAGTAAGTTCCACGTTTGTGCTTTCCAATTAAAGCAGAAGAAATCACACGATTTACCAGCTCCCATCATCGAACACATAGTTCGCAAGTTTGATGAAAAACCAAAAGATTTACCAAGAAGTAATAATAATATTAAGGTGATTGCGATAAATAATCCACCAAGATACCACGGCCAAGGCTCAAATATCCAACTCATTTTCTTATTGTTTAAAGAATTAATAATAGTACAAAGGTCTCTATTAAAAATGACACAGAATGTAACTTAGGATACACTACTGCAAAAAAGATATTTGGCAATAAGTGGTACTATTAGTGAGGTTTTTCATAGCTTTATAAAACCAAAAATTAAATCATAAATTTAAAAGAGAAGATTATGAAAGAAGCTAATCACAAAGTAGTTTTTCAATTAAACACAGATAATATAATTGAGCAAAATGCTTTGATTACGTATATCACAAATGTGAAAAATCACTGGGCAGATGATGTAGTAATTCACGTTGTTGTACACGGACCTGGAATTGGTATGGTGCGAAAAAGTAAAACGATGGTTGGAGAAGGATTGAGAATAGTTATGCAGAAGGGGATAAAGTTCTATGCGTGTCAAAATACGATGAATGCAAGAATGATATCGGAAGATGATATTATTGAAGGAGTAGCTTTTGTACCATCAGGATTAGTTGATATAATTGAAAAGCAAGAACAAGGATGGGCTTATATTAAGTGTAACCTTTAGTTGTAAATATTACGCCTTTTAAAAGTCGTTTAATTGAAACTCTCTTTACTTTTGCAAGTAGAATTTTTTGAAATAAAAAATAGTAATGAATATTGATACGAATGCTTTTTGTACGTTTTTAGGAGCAGAGGTTTTGGGAGAGAATGCCCAAGATAATTTGACAATTACAAATATCTCTGTTGATAGTAGGTCTTTGTTAAATGATGAGCATACGTTATTTTTTGCTTTGCAAGGAAAGAACCACAATGGGCACATATATATAAATGAGTTAATCACAAAAGGAGTTAAGTATTTTGTGGTATCAGAAGATAATCTACCTAATGAAACTTCTGGTGTCGTTTATTTTAAAGTAAAGAATACATTAGCTGCTTTCCAAAAAGCAGCTAATTTTCATCGCAGTCATTTTAATTTACCTGTAATTGGAATAACAGGAAGTAAAGGAAAGACTGTAGTGAAAGAATGGTTGAACTTTTTACTAAATGAAGAGTTCTCTGTTATAAAGAGTCCGAAGAGTTATAATTCTCAAACGGGAGTTCCTCTTTCTGTTTTTGGAATTGAGGAGAAACACAATCTTGGAATATTTGAAGTTGGTATTTCGACTATCGGTGAGATGGAACGATTAGAGCCAATAGTTAAACCTACAATAGGTGTGTTTACTGCTATTACTGAAGAACACAGCGAAGGGTTTGAGAGTGTAGAACAAAAAATTCAAGAAAAGATTAAGTTGTTTACAAATGTTGATAACATCGTTTGTGAAGACGATATTCGCATTACCTCTTTCTTACCAAAAGACAAGTTGTATTGTTGGAGTTTTGACAATAAAGAAGCACAAGTTTTTGCGTCTTTGCAGAATGATACGTTAATAGTTACTCCAAATGCTAAATCTGCTTTTGAAGTTAATTTACCTTTTTCAGATAATGCTTCTGTTCGCAATATTCTTACCTGTATCACTACGATGCTATTAATGAATTATTCGACTGAAATAATTAAGCATCGCATAGAATTATTATATCCAGTTGAATTGCGATTGCAGTTAAAAGACGGATTGAATAATTGTACTTTAATTGATGATGCTTATAATGCCGATTATCAGTCGTTAGTAATTGCCCTTGACTTTTTAGAGAAACACAAGATAAATAAGTCTAAAACTGTTATTCTATCAGATGTGTTTAGAAGTGGTTTTGAAGAAGCTGAATTGTATGATTTAGTTCGTTCGTTACTCCTTAATAATAATATTACACGCTTAATAGGAATTGGGAATCATATAACAGAGTACTTATATGGTATTCCAAATACTTACTTATTTAAAACAACAGAAGAGTTTCTTCAAAAAATGTCTGTTGAAGATTTTTCAGATGAGACAATTTTAATCAAGGGAGCAAGAGCATTTCGCTTTGATAAGATAGTTACTGCCTTGGAAACAAAAACGCACGAGACAGTTTTAGAGGTGAACTTAAATGCCATACGACATAATTTGAACTTCTACCGTTCTAAATTAGAAAGTAAGACTAAGATTATGGTTATGGTTAAGGCGTTTGGATATGGTAATGGTAGTTTTGAGATAGCAAAATTATTAGCACACGAGAACGTTGACTATTTAGGAGTGGCATTTGCGGATGAGGGTATTGATTTGCGTAAAGCAGGTGTTAATACTAAAATTATTGTAATGAATCCTGAGATAAGTACGTTTTCTGCTATGATTGCGTATGACTTAGAACCAGAGGTCTATTCTGTCAGAGAATTGAACGCTTTTCTAAAAGTAGCTCGTGAGCGCAATTGTTATCAATATCCAATTCACATTAAGTTAGACACTGGAATGCATAGACACGGTTTTTTAACCAATGAACTTCAAGAGTTAGTAGAATTGCTAAAGACTACAAATGTTGTAGAAGTTAAGTCGATTTTTTCACATTTATCGTCAAGTGATATGCCAGAGTATCGTGAATTTACTTTGGATCAGATTAATATGTTTACCAAAAATGCAGATTACTTAATGAGTAGTCTTGATATACAACCTATACGTCATATTTTGAATACGTCTGGAGTTTATAATTTTTCAGCGTATCAAATGGAAATGGTTCGCGTTGGAATTGGTTTATATGGTGTAGGGAATGATGAAGAGGAGATGAAACAATTACATAATGTAAGCACATTGAAAACACGTATTATGCAGATAAAAGAAATTGAAGATGCAGAAAGTGTTGGGTACGGACGTCGCTTTAGAGCGGTTGGAAAAACGAAGATTGCAACAGTACCTATTGGGTATGCAGACGGCGTACATCGTTCTTGGGGAAATGGAGTAGGATATGTGTTAATTAATGGACAGCAAGCACCAATTGCTGGCTCAATATGTATGGATATGTTAATGGTTGATGTTACCGCAATTGATTGTGTAGAAGAGGATGAGGTAATTATTTTCGGACAAGATTTACCAGTTACACTAATTGCGAATAGAATTAACACTATTCCGTATGAAATATTGACAAGTGTAGCACAACGTGTGAAAAGAATTTTTTATGAAGAGTAAATTTGTACTATTTTTGCTCACTTAAACTCAATACTAAAAAAAAGAAGACTATGGGATTTGTAAAAGAATTTAAAGAATTCGCTGTCAAGGGTAATGTAATGGACCTTGCAGTTGGGGTAATTATCGGTGGTGCATTTGGTAAAATTGTTACCAGTGCTGTAAACGATGTAATTATGCCGCTTGTATCTGCTGTAATTGGTACACCAGATTTTTCAAATATGTATACAGTGTTAAAAGGTACTGTTACAGAAGGAGCTGCATTGGCA contains these protein-coding regions:
- a CDS encoding MBL fold metallo-hydrolase, which gives rise to MKIEQIYTGCLAQGAYYIESEGEVAIIDPLREVQPYLDKATKDNATIKYIFETHFHADFVSGHVTLAEKTGAPIVYGPNANPSFKAHIAKDGEVFQLGKVTITTLHTPGHTMESTTYLLKDENGKDHAIFSGDTLFLGDVGRPDLAQKAANLTQEQLAATLYNSLRTKIMPLADDVIVYPAHGAGSACGKNLSKETVGTLGEQKQTNYALRADMTEAEFVKEVTDGLLPPPAYFPLNVKLNKEGYENVETIITNNKKLSPKDFQALADDSGALILDVRPGAEFAAGHIPGSIFIGLDGQFAPWVGALITDIKQPILIVCPEGREEEAIIRLSRVGYDNTLGYLEGGFANWKNEGMEYDTVQQVTADELANKVKNEDINIFDVRKVGEYNSAHIDYKNVNHTPLDYLNDHLAEFPTDETFFIHCAGGYRSLIASSILKARGFHNMIDVIGGFGAIKNTGIALKESTCTATCPTTGK
- a CDS encoding DsrE family protein yields the protein MKEANHKVVFQLNTDNIIEQNALITYITNVKNHWADDVVIHVVVHGPGIGMVRKSKTMVGEGLRIVMQKGIKFYACQNTMNARMISEDDIIEGVAFVPSGLVDIIEKQEQGWAYIKCNL
- a CDS encoding Crp/Fnr family transcriptional regulator; this translates as MEHIIKTKYRYIFEEELLEEIIKVSTIKDFKEGERLMEIGEYIKKIPLLLAGAIKIIREDQKEGEIVLYYIEQGDTCAMTLTCCLGETKSQVRSIAERDGSVILVPVGKMDEWLVKYKSWRNFVLNSYNNRMNELLSAVDSLAFMNMEERLCKLLQDKAKVYNSRFINNTHQELAEELNTSRVVISRILKTLENKGIIQLNRKYIELLKSQ
- a CDS encoding DUF6691 family protein encodes the protein MKKLAYLFVGMIFGIGMFKSGAASWFRIYEMFQFDSFHMYGIMGTALTIAVIATQIIKKKNIKDFSGNPIIFTPKDMSIPRYLFGGIIFGLGWALGGACPGPMFANFGAGFYSIIFAIVGALLGTWVYGLVRKYLPH
- a CDS encoding sulfite exporter TauE/SafE family protein, whose amino-acid sequence is MDYTSLIGYSLALLIGISLGLIGSGGSILTVPILVYIMKIEPFVATAYSLFIVGSTSLVGGFKNLIDKKVDTKAVVLFGIPSLISVYITRAFLLPLVPDIISIGSLQLDKNIALMVLFAIVMLTSAIKMIRPRKDQIIEESNPNLGGLVIQGLLIGLLAGTVGAGGGFLIIPALVLFSNLPMRKAVGTSLCIVAIQSLIGFLGDIGHTTMDWALLLTFSAISIIGIFIGIYLTKFVPDNNLKKGFGYFVLIMAIYILIKEVFL
- a CDS encoding YeeE/YedE family protein, with translation MSWIFEPWPWYLGGLFIAITLILLLLLGKSFGFSSNLRTMCSMMGAGKSCDFFCFNWKAQTWNLLFLVGTIAGGFIAYHFLSVDAAAIPLGENTIQKLNELGIESAGKAYVPTELYSNETFSSLKNIGILILAGFFVGFGSRYAGGCTSGHAISGLSNLQLPSLIAVIGFFIGGLIMVHLLFPFIF